From a region of the Calliphora vicina chromosome 4, idCalVici1.1, whole genome shotgun sequence genome:
- the RpL37a gene encoding large ribosomal subunit protein eL37A: protein MTKGTSSFGKRHNKTHTLCRRCGRSSYHIQKSTCSQCGYPAAKLRSYNWSVKAKRRKTTGTGRMRHLKVVRRRFRNGFREGTQAKPKKTTQAK from the exons ATG ACGAAAGGTACATCCAGCTTTGGTAAACGCCATAATAAGACGCACACTTTGTGCCGTCGTTGCGGTCGTTCTTCCTACCACATCCAAAAGTCCACTTGTTCTCAATGTGGCTACCCAGCAGCTAAATTGCGTTCCT ACAACTGGTCCGTCAAGGCCAAGAGGAGGAAGACCACTGGTACCGGCCGCATGCGTCACTTGAAGGTTGTCAGACGTCGTTTCCGTAATGGTTTCCGTGAAGGCACCCAAGCTAAACCCAAGAAGACCACCCAAGCTAAATAG
- the LOC135959085 gene encoding gametocyte-specific factor 1 homolog — MSNPVSAIGSETDLLPCPYNDSHLILRKRFQVHLIRCRRSYPNAPVIVCPFNVTHRVNKVELEWHVSTCPDRQNFENFRHQDAPIVGLSSTINLTFCGNSNATLLNNTFGTVASSNIKGGEYIESSESWDDQPEHPSYNPLEYIEKAEVLRLPVGMTPSQRNAFRLAERKRLQSLKK, encoded by the exons ATGTCAAACCCCGTAAGTGCCATTGGTTCGGAAACCGATTTGTTGCCTTGTCCTTATAATGATTCGCATCTTATATTGCGGAAACGTTTCCAAGTACACCTAATACGCTGTCGCCGTTCCTATCCAAATGCACCGGTAATAGTTTGTCCATTCAATGTAACACATCGTGTTAACAAGGTTGAATTAGAG tggCACGTTTCAACATGCCCTGACcggcaaaattttgaaaactttcgCCATCAAGATGCACCCATTGTGGGTTTAAGTTCAACCATAAATCTTACTTTCTGTGGCAATTCTAATGCAACACTACTTAATAACACCTTTGGAACTGTGGCATCTTCGAATATTAAGGGTGGCGAATATATTGAATCGTCGGAATCATGGGATGATCAACCCGAACATCCCAGCTACAATCCTCTTGAGTATATCGAAAAGGCTGAAGTTCTACGTTTGCCAGTAGGTATGACTCCATCCCAACGTAATGCATTTCGCTTGGCCGAACGTAAACGTTTGCAATCTTTAAAGAAATAA